In Hahella sp. KA22, one genomic interval encodes:
- a CDS encoding dihydrolipoyllysine-residue acetyltransferase produces the protein MVTDFILPDIGEGIVECELVKWLVQEGDFVQEDQPVAEVMTDKALVEIPAPNSGRVAKLYYREGDTAKVHSPLFAVDMTGASKAANEESVTVVADKQADSKPAPESKPAPAPQPAGKNGDDFILPDIGEGIVECEIVEWRVAEGDHVEEDQPVVDVMTDKAVVEIPAPRAGRIVKLHYGKGDIAKVHTPLFSFAADGSAPVATPAKVNGDNAPKAACLASSAQKPAQASGRVKVPASPAVRRLARELSLDLNRVPGSGKHGRVLKEDIHKYQKSLQADAAPAQSKAPETPARVGEVRVEPIRGVRAVMAKRMVEAATTIPQFTFGDEVDVTALLALREQLKPEAEKAGVRLTLMPFIMKAMAMAVMQHPIMNSRVNDDCTEIHYLPHCNIGMAVDSKVGLLVPNVKHVESRSILDIAREVERLTNAARDGSVRQDDLKGGTISISNIGALGGTYASPIINMPEVAIVALGKTQTVPRFDSEGSVVARSIMNISWSGDHRIIDGGTIARFSNMWKSYLQDPTSMLLHLS, from the coding sequence ATGGTGACTGATTTTATTTTGCCCGACATTGGTGAGGGCATTGTTGAGTGTGAACTGGTCAAATGGCTGGTGCAGGAAGGGGACTTCGTACAGGAGGACCAGCCTGTGGCGGAAGTGATGACCGACAAGGCGTTGGTGGAAATTCCCGCGCCTAATAGCGGCCGCGTCGCCAAGCTGTATTATCGTGAGGGCGACACCGCCAAGGTGCATTCCCCTCTGTTTGCGGTGGACATGACGGGCGCTTCTAAAGCGGCTAACGAAGAATCCGTTACCGTGGTGGCGGACAAACAAGCGGACAGCAAGCCAGCCCCGGAGAGCAAACCCGCGCCGGCGCCTCAGCCTGCCGGAAAAAACGGGGATGATTTCATCCTGCCGGATATCGGCGAAGGCATTGTCGAGTGCGAGATCGTGGAATGGCGGGTGGCGGAAGGCGATCATGTGGAAGAAGACCAGCCTGTCGTCGATGTGATGACTGACAAGGCGGTGGTGGAGATTCCAGCGCCTCGCGCAGGTCGCATCGTAAAGCTGCACTACGGTAAGGGCGACATCGCGAAAGTGCATACGCCGCTTTTCTCTTTTGCAGCGGATGGCTCAGCTCCCGTTGCGACGCCGGCCAAAGTCAACGGCGACAACGCCCCCAAGGCAGCCTGTCTGGCGTCTTCTGCGCAGAAACCGGCGCAAGCTTCAGGTCGTGTCAAAGTTCCCGCCAGCCCGGCGGTGCGTCGCCTGGCCAGAGAGTTGTCTCTGGATCTGAATCGCGTGCCAGGCTCCGGCAAACATGGACGGGTGCTTAAAGAAGACATTCATAAGTATCAGAAATCCTTGCAGGCAGACGCCGCGCCAGCGCAAAGCAAAGCACCAGAAACGCCCGCCAGAGTCGGCGAAGTGCGCGTGGAGCCGATTCGCGGTGTGCGCGCGGTCATGGCCAAACGCATGGTGGAAGCCGCTACGACCATTCCTCAGTTCACTTTTGGCGATGAAGTCGACGTCACCGCATTGCTGGCCCTGCGTGAGCAGCTAAAGCCGGAAGCGGAGAAAGCCGGCGTACGCCTGACGCTGATGCCTTTCATTATGAAAGCCATGGCGATGGCGGTGATGCAGCATCCCATCATGAACAGCCGGGTCAATGACGATTGCACGGAGATTCACTATCTGCCCCATTGCAACATCGGCATGGCGGTGGACTCCAAAGTCGGTTTGCTGGTGCCCAACGTCAAGCATGTGGAAAGTCGCAGCATTCTCGACATCGCGCGGGAGGTGGAGCGGCTGACCAATGCGGCTCGTGACGGCTCGGTCCGTCAGGATGACCTCAAGGGCGGCACCATCAGTATTTCCAATATTGGGGCGTTGGGCGGCACGTATGCGTCGCCGATCATCAACATGCCGGAAGTGGCGATTGTGGCGCTGGGCAAAACTCAGACAGTGCCCAGGTTCGACAGCGAAGGCTCGGTGGTGGCGCGCTCGATCATGAATATCAGCTGGTCCGGCGATCATCGCATTATTGACGGCGGGACCATTGCCCGCTTCAGCAATATGTGGAAATCTTACCTGCAGGACCCGACCTCGATGTTGCTGCATCTGAGCTGA
- a CDS encoding protein kinase, translating to MTGAPKLQQFYIPEEQSIYLLSHNDAKKLKDWVALCQAQLEQLGYRDIEMVGKGAYGFVFAGVTAGGEQYVFKFSRITLPQHLQDRLEEEAFMLGLVEHPRVPSLIAFQRIRRQSILVMERAPGVDLEQYSLKVGRLPPRLVVKIAAQLADILRNLRSDKGPAGRPLVHGDIKPSNLVYDPSTEQVALIDWGSAVFAQLDENNQYVSANVMELMSSDLQQTNARLGDVYFIGDEQLNGGLSSPRFDEQGVAGTLYALASGQSCRFGHRALPAVSLGLPAEFARMLDAMMDDDPSVRAKAGDYFLRHMPRMARLVMLDLPPVQETPLAPVWVRPQKRGIDTVVYSSRKSFLREEGVKEELKEINDVQLDRYYKNFMQGMGEIEKAFIAAVSRLGRYPVVGGLAVRWEKEGVYIDTSLNLRDPDLKPAFVTAVNNMVNLARAIHRQGVFKSCLFNARDTLHVDRDGPDKPFLPESGLSLGYEVSATPDLEDQSRVHSYFEDGPDPEEFLVLPIEIMEILELLNNIHHTGLIIFESLPTHLKIHSYYRLLDPSREQEFRYCLDAIIAAIPLIKGLGVSGFMKMPYKDTKFFSHIERLPEKYYPKNPRDEVVAQAASSAS from the coding sequence ATGACTGGCGCGCCTAAGTTACAACAGTTCTATATTCCGGAAGAGCAGTCGATCTATCTGCTCAGCCATAATGACGCCAAGAAGCTCAAGGACTGGGTCGCCTTGTGTCAGGCCCAGCTTGAGCAGCTTGGTTACCGGGATATTGAAATGGTGGGCAAGGGCGCCTACGGTTTTGTGTTCGCCGGCGTCACCGCCGGTGGCGAACAGTACGTCTTCAAATTCTCCCGCATCACCTTACCCCAGCACTTACAGGACCGCCTGGAAGAAGAGGCGTTTATGCTGGGTCTGGTGGAGCATCCCAGAGTCCCAAGCCTGATTGCGTTCCAGCGCATTCGCCGCCAATCCATCTTGGTGATGGAGCGGGCGCCGGGGGTGGATCTTGAACAATACTCGCTCAAAGTGGGACGTCTGCCACCTAGACTTGTTGTTAAGATTGCCGCACAACTTGCTGATATATTAAGAAATCTTCGCTCAGATAAAGGGCCTGCCGGACGTCCTCTCGTACATGGCGACATCAAGCCTTCCAATCTGGTGTACGACCCCAGTACCGAACAGGTGGCGCTGATCGATTGGGGCTCCGCCGTGTTCGCGCAACTGGACGAAAACAATCAATACGTATCCGCCAATGTTATGGAGCTGATGTCCAGCGACCTGCAGCAAACCAATGCGCGTCTGGGCGATGTCTACTTCATTGGCGATGAGCAGCTCAACGGAGGCTTGTCGTCGCCCCGATTCGACGAGCAGGGCGTTGCAGGAACCCTGTACGCCCTTGCTTCCGGGCAGTCCTGCCGCTTTGGTCACCGCGCCTTGCCCGCCGTTTCTCTGGGGCTGCCGGCGGAGTTCGCGCGCATGCTGGACGCCATGATGGACGACGATCCTTCCGTACGCGCCAAGGCGGGCGACTATTTCCTGCGCCATATGCCGCGCATGGCGCGACTGGTCATGCTGGATCTGCCGCCAGTACAGGAAACGCCGCTGGCCCCGGTCTGGGTACGGCCGCAGAAACGGGGCATCGATACGGTGGTGTACAGCTCGCGCAAATCGTTCCTGCGGGAAGAAGGCGTCAAGGAAGAGCTGAAAGAAATCAACGATGTGCAATTGGATCGTTACTATAAGAACTTCATGCAGGGCATGGGGGAGATTGAAAAGGCGTTCATCGCCGCCGTCAGTCGTCTTGGGCGCTATCCCGTGGTGGGCGGGCTGGCGGTGCGTTGGGAGAAGGAAGGGGTGTACATCGACACCAGCCTCAATCTGCGCGACCCGGATTTAAAGCCAGCGTTCGTCACTGCGGTGAACAATATGGTGAATCTGGCGCGGGCGATTCATCGCCAGGGGGTGTTCAAAAGCTGTCTGTTTAATGCTCGCGATACCCTGCACGTAGATCGCGATGGGCCGGATAAGCCCTTTCTTCCTGAGTCGGGGTTAAGTCTGGGTTATGAGGTCAGCGCGACGCCGGATCTGGAGGATCAGAGCCGGGTGCATTCTTATTTTGAAGACGGCCCCGATCCAGAAGAGTTTCTGGTTCTTCCTATAGAAATCATGGAGATACTGGAGCTTCTTAATAATATACATCACACGGGGCTTATCATATTTGAGAGCTTGCCCACGCACTTGAAGATCCACAGTTATTACCGCCTGCTGGACCCGTCCAGGGAGCAGGAGTTCCGCTATTGTCTGGATGCTATCATCGCCGCCATTCCGCTGATCAAAGGGTTGGGTGTATCAGGTTTCATGAAGATGCCTTACAAAGACACCAAATTCTTTTCTCATATTGAGCGGCTGCCGGAAAAATATTATCCGAAGAATCCCCGCGATGAAGTGGTCGCGCAAGCCGCCAGTTCTGCCTCCTAA
- a CDS encoding PD40 domain-containing protein: protein MRYKVLTACLLTLASAAGFSQAADFGNPVQVTISGLPNGPDGSPMNQEEPYISRNGKTLFFNGGAENNHRLLHYAERGANGGWTYRGQISLGGEDEKYVQGAPAIDVDNNLVFSDTGVDSMVRSGRFSGGKLSSVRAIDGLPPRKANAFARKFQGNMGPEVSPDSRVLYFTEAAWGAGGFMSGQLLRANIHFATHRGGATYYYDQSEVERVMENVNSRDIEYSPAISSDGLELFFTRILLADRANNRDRALIMRAVRGSTSQPFDSPVEVMGVGEDVMAEAPSISGDGSELYYQKTEGGKTRIYMVTR, encoded by the coding sequence ATGCGATATAAAGTTTTGACCGCCTGTTTATTGACGCTGGCCTCCGCTGCTGGGTTTTCCCAAGCGGCTGATTTCGGAAATCCTGTGCAGGTGACGATTTCCGGTCTCCCCAACGGGCCTGATGGTTCGCCCATGAACCAGGAAGAGCCCTACATTTCCCGCAATGGTAAAACGCTTTTCTTCAACGGCGGCGCTGAGAACAACCACCGTCTGCTGCATTACGCCGAACGTGGCGCTAACGGCGGCTGGACCTACCGCGGCCAGATCAGTCTGGGCGGCGAAGATGAGAAATATGTTCAGGGCGCGCCCGCTATCGACGTGGACAACAATCTGGTGTTCTCCGACACGGGCGTGGACTCCATGGTGCGCAGCGGTCGCTTCTCCGGCGGTAAGCTTTCTTCCGTGCGCGCTATCGACGGTTTGCCGCCTCGCAAGGCGAATGCGTTCGCCCGCAAATTCCAGGGCAACATGGGGCCGGAAGTCAGCCCGGACAGCCGCGTGCTGTATTTCACTGAGGCGGCCTGGGGCGCCGGCGGCTTCATGAGCGGCCAACTGCTGCGGGCGAATATCCACTTCGCCACCCATCGTGGCGGCGCCACTTACTATTACGATCAGAGCGAGGTGGAGCGGGTGATGGAGAACGTTAACTCCCGCGATATCGAGTACAGTCCTGCGATTTCGTCGGATGGACTGGAACTGTTCTTTACCCGTATCCTGTTGGCGGACCGCGCCAACAACCGTGATCGCGCCTTGATCATGCGGGCGGTGCGCGGCTCCACCAGTCAGCCGTTTGACTCTCCGGTGGAAGTCATGGGAGTTGGGGAAGATGTGATGGCGGAAGCGCCATCCATTTCCGGCGACGGTTCTGAACTGTATTATCAGAAGACGGAAGGCGGCAAAACGCGCATTTATATGGTCACCCGATAG
- the cadR gene encoding Cd(II)/Pb(II)-responsive transcriptional regulator yields the protein MRISVLAKATNCDAETVRYYEKIGLLPAPPRSASGYREYGRSHLERLNFIRHCRSLDMSLNEIKSLLYFRDNPSLDCGEVNDLVDTHLLALEQKISDLEKLREQLQSLRDQCRIHNRAAECGILTGLSHDPAEGECPCHGDAPNS from the coding sequence ATGCGAATCAGCGTGTTGGCGAAAGCGACAAACTGCGATGCGGAAACCGTCCGTTACTACGAAAAAATAGGCCTGCTGCCGGCGCCGCCGCGCAGCGCCTCTGGTTATCGCGAGTACGGCCGCAGTCATTTGGAGCGCTTAAATTTCATTCGCCATTGCCGCTCTTTGGATATGTCCCTCAACGAAATCAAATCTCTGCTGTATTTTCGCGACAATCCATCTCTGGACTGCGGCGAAGTCAACGATTTGGTGGATACCCACCTGTTAGCTCTGGAACAGAAAATCTCCGACCTGGAGAAGCTGAGGGAACAGTTGCAGTCCCTGCGTGACCAGTGTCGCATCCACAATCGCGCCGCCGAGTGCGGCATTCTGACCGGTTTGAGCCATGATCCGGCGGAGGGCGAGTGTCCCTGCCATGGCGACGCACCAAACTCTTAA
- a CDS encoding cation transporter, producing the protein MGVHCCHNEHEEKPKVDGRYRKILFWALLINGVMFAVELLSGLQAGSVSLLADSLDFLGDAANYGISLWVLGMGLAVRAKASLLKAFSMGAFGVWVLATTAWNAMAGTIPEAATMGVIGALALVANLGVAAMLYAYREGDSNMRSVWLCTRNDALSNIAVMLAALGVFGSGTAWPDLIVAGIMACLALSAAFQVLRHARKELRHDHDAAAEA; encoded by the coding sequence ATGGGTGTGCATTGCTGCCATAACGAGCACGAAGAAAAGCCGAAAGTTGATGGGCGTTATCGTAAAATTCTGTTTTGGGCTCTGTTGATCAACGGAGTCATGTTTGCGGTGGAACTGCTGTCCGGCCTGCAGGCTGGATCGGTGTCGCTGCTGGCGGACTCGCTGGACTTTCTTGGAGATGCGGCCAATTACGGCATCAGTCTGTGGGTGTTGGGCATGGGATTGGCGGTAAGAGCCAAAGCCTCGCTGTTGAAGGCGTTTTCCATGGGCGCTTTCGGCGTGTGGGTTTTGGCCACCACGGCCTGGAACGCCATGGCGGGAACTATTCCAGAAGCCGCCACCATGGGCGTCATCGGCGCGTTGGCCCTGGTCGCCAACCTGGGCGTCGCTGCCATGTTATACGCCTATCGTGAGGGCGACAGCAATATGCGCAGCGTTTGGCTATGCACCCGTAACGACGCGTTGAGCAATATCGCTGTTATGTTGGCGGCCCTGGGCGTGTTCGGGTCTGGAACCGCCTGGCCGGATTTGATTGTCGCTGGCATTATGGCCTGTCTGGCGTTAAGCGCTGCGTTTCAAGTATTGCGCCACGCCAGAAAAGAGCTGCGTCACGATCACGACGCGGCGGCGGAGGCCTGA
- the yfbR gene encoding 5'-deoxynucleotidase, producing MTSKFFAYLERLRWIKRWGLKRNVVEENVMEHSWQVATIAHVLGLISNRKFNGDVDPNALAVAALYHDVSEIITGDMPSPIKYHSDAIKHAYHAIEREAEKEVLSTLPDELHKPFEPLLLHDKFDAASVKFVKAADLISAYLKCQMEVAAGNKEFDDAKADVEARIRALRMPEVDYFMATFVDSYLLTLDELLKHHDPTRN from the coding sequence ATGACCAGTAAATTCTTCGCCTACCTTGAACGCCTGCGCTGGATCAAACGTTGGGGGCTGAAAAGGAATGTGGTCGAGGAAAACGTCATGGAGCACAGCTGGCAGGTGGCCACCATCGCCCACGTGCTGGGGCTGATCAGTAATCGCAAGTTCAACGGCGATGTCGACCCCAACGCCCTGGCGGTCGCTGCGCTGTATCACGATGTTTCGGAAATCATCACCGGGGACATGCCGAGTCCCATCAAGTATCACTCTGATGCAATTAAGCACGCGTATCACGCCATCGAACGGGAGGCGGAGAAAGAAGTGCTGTCCACGTTGCCGGATGAGCTGCACAAACCCTTTGAGCCCCTGTTGCTGCATGACAAGTTTGACGCCGCCAGCGTGAAATTCGTCAAGGCTGCGGACCTGATCAGCGCCTATCTCAAATGTCAGATGGAAGTGGCCGCTGGAAATAAAGAGTTCGACGACGCCAAGGCGGATGTGGAAGCGCGTATTCGTGCGCTGCGGATGCCTGAAGTGGATTATTTTATGGCGACCTTCGTGGATAGTTATCTGCTGACGTTGGATGAATTGTTGAAACATCACGACCCGACGCGAAACTGA
- a CDS encoding DMT family transporter — MSINRTTLVSYCATALFVILWSSGAIFSKMGLESASAFAFLLLRFAIAFVVVLGISLSRGQWLPTPGTRFRVAATGLLMIGGYSICYFKALEHGVTPGVLATVLGVQPILTLLATESAFSLRRLSGLLLALSGLVLVVYHSIGLAQISTTGVVFALAALGSITTGAILQKGVKQAPASVLPLQYAMTLVLCLAFSPWEPITVEFSPRFLLSLLWLGVVISVIATLLLYSLIQAGNLVNVTSLFYLVPGVTATMDYLFLGNQMSLLSLLGMGAILLGLTLISRTRQTQPEALKPIAAAER, encoded by the coding sequence ATGTCTATCAATCGAACAACGTTAGTGTCTTACTGCGCAACCGCGCTCTTCGTAATACTGTGGAGCAGCGGCGCTATCTTCTCCAAAATGGGGTTGGAGTCCGCCTCCGCTTTCGCCTTTCTTCTCCTCCGCTTCGCCATCGCTTTTGTTGTGGTGCTGGGTATTAGCTTAAGTCGAGGCCAGTGGCTGCCGACGCCCGGTACGCGATTTCGCGTGGCGGCGACCGGTTTACTCATGATCGGCGGCTATTCAATCTGCTACTTCAAAGCGCTGGAGCATGGCGTAACGCCTGGTGTACTCGCCACAGTACTGGGCGTGCAGCCCATTCTGACCTTGCTGGCCACAGAGTCCGCCTTTTCGCTGCGACGTCTCTCGGGACTTCTTCTGGCGTTATCGGGGTTGGTTCTGGTGGTGTATCACAGTATCGGCCTGGCGCAAATCTCCACGACAGGCGTTGTGTTCGCCCTGGCCGCGCTGGGCTCAATCACCACGGGAGCGATATTGCAAAAAGGCGTCAAGCAGGCGCCCGCGTCGGTGCTTCCTCTGCAATACGCGATGACCCTGGTCCTCTGTCTGGCGTTCTCGCCCTGGGAGCCCATCACGGTGGAATTCAGTCCGCGCTTCTTGCTGTCGCTGTTGTGGCTTGGCGTGGTGATCTCGGTGATCGCCACATTGCTGCTGTACAGTCTTATTCAGGCTGGCAATCTGGTGAATGTCACCAGTCTTTTTTATCTGGTCCCCGGCGTCACAGCCACCATGGATTACCTGTTCCTGGGCAACCAAATGTCTTTACTGAGTTTGCTTGGAATGGGCGCCATTCTGCTGGGACTGACGCTGATCTCCCGAACACGTCAAACGCAGCCTGAGGCGCTGAAGCCGATTGCGGCGGCGGAAAGGTGA